The region GCCGCGCCCCGGAGAGGGAGCATatgagtctttgtgtgtgtgtgagaaagggtGTGgagatgtttctgtgtgaaggAATAGCCTATAATTACCAGATGTGATATTGAATGAACCTATCATTCAAGCCAATAAAGCCACAATTTGACATAATTAAATGGGTTTTATATGAAATTGATAAGGTAATTGGGCTTTTTAAGATTATGTCAGTAGGATTTGTCACAGAAATTACAATTTCCAGAGAAAACCTCACAGAGGGTGAATTGAACACGGCTGAGTGATGTGATATGATGGAGCAGTTGTGTGTAGGTGTGACATTCTGCTCCACCTTGGCAAAGTCACAGAGGTTGATCAACTCCATCTAGATGACAGGCGTCACCAAAACAAGGTCTGTGAGGCTGTGGTGTGAATTGTAAAGGAAGTCAAAAGATAAATATTTAggtccaaaaatgtgtttttgattttcacCGGTCATGGTGAAGTAAATGCAGACGGGTCAGAGGGTGGTGTCAGAAGAAAGGCCTTTGGCAACCTATATCTATGTTTCTACACATTAGCTAGTTTCTGTGATATCATATGTGGTGAGCTAGAGAGTTaaggaacattttttttgtatatgtatTGTACTGGCTGTCATTTTTTTACAGCTTAAACATACTCAGTGTTTTCATCACTCTTTACCACTGTTACCATCAACCAAAGTTCACAAAGACTGTGAATGTTtacaccaaatttcatggcaatccatctaatagttgacaagacatttcactactaaacaaaaatgtcagcctggtggtggcgctagaggaaaagtcaggggatcaccaaagtctgtaaggttcctcctctggggaccatgactgTCTGTTCAGGCCAATCCattcaacagttgttgagatatttcagtctggacaaataCACGTTGACTACAGAGTACAAGACAGTGATCCAAGTCAacactgattttatttaaacacaaaaatacaccgGCTGGCAAACATGCGCCCGATCAGAGTTATTTTTCATGTAACAAatgacataaatataaaataaaataaatattaaatacaaatgGACAGTTGTATTAAGAcgtgatgtaaacaaacaaatgacttGAGGAAAACGCGTCATGCGATACAGGGACTAACTACAAAACATAAGAATGTGTGATTCTTTGCCCTGAGTGGAACAATCATTCCAAACTTAAAAGTCTCATCGATCACATTGATcaaatgtagaaaaacaaacagatttaaGGATCCAGAAACACTGGCACGATGAAGTGAGTGCTTGGAATAAAAAGCCCTTAATCATGAAGAGcataaaatatttcagtcattCAGTAAATACAAGCAAAGCACTCTCACATTCTctcacatttttcacttttatagttttatttacTACATTACATAACTTGTTTATGttcaacatataaaacatttcttacaCAAAGATAAATTATTCATCGTCTGTTATCATAAAGTACTTAAGTGTTTTCGATCTCAGTCCTTTCTGAGTGGCTCTGAGGGTCCTCGTCAGTCATGCCACACTGtgccacagaaaagaaaaaaaaaaccctgtagtGTAGCTCagtttcaccccccccccccccccacttcagTCCTCCTTGTCCATGAGTGAAATGGCATGGTCGGTCAGTGCACTTTGATTTGGAGGAATGCTTAGATCACACCGCAAACACGCTGAGGGAGCTGGTCTCATCTTTCAGGCCAAGGATGCTGTATGCTATCCTCTTCATGTGACCGGGCAACCGCACTCCAATATTCCTGATGTCTCTGAAAGGAAGATAAATAAGATAAATGACACTGCTTTGAGTGTgctaaaaacaataacagaccACAGTGATACTCGTagagcagtgattcccaaccaagGGTTACTTGTACCCCAGAAAAGACTGTGGAGAGTAGCTCAACTCATTtatagaaattacatttttattaaaaaaacatatattggAGCTGGAAGTAAAGCATAAATGGTTGAGCTCAAAATAAAGGATAAACTGTTGAAATAGTTAgataaaagtaatgaataaaaggtttaaatagttagctaaaggtAATgcataaatggttgaaatgtccTGCTTCTGccactgtaaatgtaaaatggtaATAGTACAAATGACTAAATGGCCGGCCTATTGACAATTTAATTGTATGAAAACGCTTTCTATAATTAACGgtgttaaataacatccagtttaaGATCATTTCGAATGAATACATTAGGAGCGTGACAGATGGTGTCGATGAAAGGGAACAGGGCTGTGGGGGTACGTCAGACAGAAAAGGCTGGGAGCCACTGCTGTAGAAGTTATGGCAACAGAGAATGAGAGGAATGACATGGGCAGAGGCGGCATGGAGTATTTCTGCATTCACAAACTGGATAACAAATGTTCAAGCAGAGAGCTCAATACTTTCTCTGTGTTACTACAAAATGTGGCCTGGTGCCAGATAAATCAGCGCAGTGGGGCAGAGCTGCACCTGTGCCATGTGTGCACTTACTCATGCCTCAAGGCGAGCACCTGCTCCATGCTCGTGATCCCAGCGCGAGAGAAGCTTTCGTTGTACTGGCTCATTTTGATGGACTCCAGCCACTCGGGCACCGACCTGAACATGGTGCCGTCACAGCCGCTGGTGCTGGGCAGGCGGATGGACACGCTGCGAGGAACAAGGTTTAATTGGATTACTCATAATTTTCTGCTACGTTATGTACACTGAGTGCATGTGGTGATGTTTGAACAAGAAGGAACAAGTTTTACTGTCAACATACTGCGGATAGTTTCAAGAGATGTTTCAATAACCATCTCCTAATGGCAAATACGTAATACTGCTCTAGTTAAAGAAAAAGTGGGACTTTTCTTGGAATTCAAATAGAGGATAAACATCAGTCTCGCTTTCTTATTAACACTCAACGAGggcttataaaatacaaagtttaagtttgtattttataaaaacCTTTTATTTCTATGGACCAGGCAAGCTTGGACCAACATTTTAGAACAATAGATGAGTGGACTGTAccaatttctgttttgttttttattaacaatgttttccttttgataTATTCAttctaataaatacattttgccattttctttGAGTAAAACCCATTTGCGTCTGTGTAAGTTtgggtgtttttaaagaaatagttcaacattttagccGTTTTACGGAGGGTCACgtgcgggactatttcttggccgtgAACAGTTGCCaagcaaccagcggagactccaggaagtctcTGCTCCTAGCCAacaaatagtctggcacataatcCTCTAAAATACTGTGCATGAGTATCTCTTTGTTCGTATTACTGGTAACTGTAATCCATCTGCACCACAGAGACTGTTCCTGGCTTTAATTTTTtctgaaattagtttttttcatTACTCTTATATGACcgcttcttttcattttgactcTTTTACTTTGTTGCCAAAACATAAATTTCAATAAAAGTAATGTTCATACCGTGGATCAAAGTCGGCGATGGTTTTCAAAGACTCTGGGTTTCGGAGCAGTTTGTCCAAAATGTTGACGATGTCTGAGAAGCGAGGTCGTTTGGAGCGGTCGTGCTGCCAGCACTGGAGCATGAGCTGGTAGATAGCGGATGGACAGTCCATCGGAGCAGGAAGCCTGAAGGCCTCATTGATAGCCTTCATGACCTGAGGAAGAAGGCAGTGCTTAGATCTAAAGTATATTTATGGGTGTAGCGACAGAAAGCTTTAATAGTCTAAAAAAAGTGCTGTGTTCGTatgttgacattaacagttAACAGAGGACGGTGGGAAACTACACTGGATGTCAGGCAACCTACACATTAAAGTTTGACCAACACAGACCAAAGCAATCCCTCATCTCAACCATAAGAGCTGCAGAGACGAAGTGACAGATGAAACATACCTCATGGTTGCTCATGTCCCAGTAGGGCCTTTCTCCAAACGCCATGACTTCCCACATGACGATGCCGAAGCTCCACACGTCGCTGGCTGAAGCAAATTTCCTGTATGCAATGGCCTCAGGGGCGGTCCAGCGGATGGGGATTTTACCTCCCTGACAGAAGAGAAACATTAACAAATCATATTTAATGGGTGAACGGAGTGGAAACACACGGTGCTGAAAGACCAACACTTTAGATTGGACACttgagagtgaaaaaaacatcaataaaaacaacaatctaGCTTTTAttactagaaaaaaaaacaagggttGCTCTCTGTTGCTATGCTTTTAGTCTGTGAATTGTAGCTCTTAGACGTACTCGTGTTGTGTAGGTGCCCTCAGCGTCATCCTCCAGCACACGCGACAGGCCAAAGTCAGACACTTTACACTCCAGGTTGCTGTTCACCAGAACGTTTCTTGCAGCCAGGTCACGGTGGACGTAGCTCATGTCAGAGAGGTATTTCATGCCGGCAGCTATCCCACGCAGCATCCCCACCAGCTGATATGATGGGATCTCTCCATCACGGCCctaaaagggaaagaaaatacatttattaaataacTCTTTTGTCATACATTTTAGTCAAACACAACTTTGctttgtctcttgttttttggctttttaacTGCATGTTATTTGAATTAGAATTAGATGAAAAGGTTGAtaccaatctcatgtctgtccattcaATATGAAGTTAGAGCCAGCAGCcgggtagcttagcttagcataaagacatgaaacagggggaaacagctggcctggctctgtccaaaggtgacaaaatccacctaccaacacTTGTACAGCTCTCTAATTAATACggtatatcttgtttgtttagtaCATACAAGAAATGAcacgttgttttggttttctggactatttcttggctgagtGACTTCTTAGTGACTCTGCTGGTTGACAACCCTCTTTTTTTCTACGGCTATCTACTCCTTTAATATAATCCAATATAAGGGAATGTACAGAAACATATAAAGTTTCcaaggaataaaataaaaggccTCCACAGCCGGCGCCAGTGAAtgtcaataataaaaatattaagTTCTCGTCTGAAGCTCAAGTCATTTGACCCACAACTAAATACATGCACCTACCTTCAGATATGTGTCGAGAGCTCCGTTCTCCATGTATTCTGTCACTATCATGGGATGCTtgactgaaaattaaaacaaaaaagttttgtttaGTGAAAGAAAAGTATACCAGCAGTTGATACAAATGAATTGTGAACGGTTGTTTGACTTCTGTCCGAGTTAATCGACTCACATTTGGTGACAACTCCCTCCAGGCGGATGATATTGGGGTGCGAGAACTGACCCATGATGCTGGCCTCGCTCAAGAAGTCCTGCCTCTGTTTCTCCGAGTAGCCTGGCTTCAGGGTCTTGATTGCTACGGCCGCCTCCCCTCGTCCGGGAGTCTTCATCACGCCCCGAAACACTTCCCCAAACTCTCCTGATCGGCACACGGGCAGCAGGAGGAATCATTAGAAACTGTGCCCTGAGACGTCATTAAATGGAAGGTAggtgatttaaaataaaataaaacacttaccAACGCCGATGACTTTTTGTTTACTAATGGCACTTGGGTCGATTTCGGTGACAAACTTCTGGATGGCAATGTTAGGGTCCTCGTACATGTGTGGATCAACGTACGTCTTCAGAGGCTTAAGCTGATCTAAGGCGGAAATAATGACCAGAATATTAGGCtaaataataacttaataaacTGTTTCATCAGGAAATAATACTGAATTGTTACTGCATGTACAGAATGGTTTTCTAACCTGTTGAAAAGTAGGGATCTTCTGGTCCTCCCCGGCCACGAGAGTTCAGTCTcctgagaggaaaacatgaataatCACTATAAGAATACAGACTGGCTTTTTAGTAATTGCAGGTCAGTCTGTGCTGAGAAAGACCAAAGCTGTATTCAATAGCTTCACCGGCTATTACTGATAAACCCTCCCTGAGCTGTCGTACCAGAATATCTTTAATTTACTCGAGCTTGTGGCACATAATCACATGGTTTGCAGGTCTGTAGATAACATTTATCTGAATGACGCAGGTGTTGGATGTGGATATGAAGAGTGCTGTTACCAACCGTTTACGCAACAGCAGGACGGCCACCACCACGAGCAGAATAACCCCCACTCCAAATACAGCTCCCATCACCATGGTGGAGTTGTTCTGGATCTGAGACTCAGCTGTGCAAatcacagaaagagaaagatttaTCAACACAAGTATGTGAAATAAAGgtttacacagaaacacatttacagagagAGATTTGAGAAACGATTTCATCTTGCATGGATTTTAAGGCTGCTGTTACCTAATGATGAAGTATGGAACTCGTGCTCCACGCTGTAGCTGCCGGGGTTGCCCTCGGGACTCATTGCCTGGACCCTGAACATGTAAGTGGTGTCTGGGGTGAGGTCGTTAATCTGGACTGAACTTTTCTCCAAAATCAGGACTGTGTAGGTGGTCACGTCGCGCTCGTCATTATCATCCTGCAAAGAGGAAAGTGGGTGGAttagaattatttattttttttatcttaaccAGAAAATCTgtgaagattttatttttaattttatacGACTAAATGAGGGAAGGAGACACAAAAGAGCACAGAGCACTCTTGTCTTACTTTTCTGCGGTACATAAGCTCATAGCGGTGATTGATGTGGGCTGGAGGCCTGCGAGACAGAGtccaggacagagacagactgttGGGGCCACGATCATCCAGATGGATCAACGTCACCTTGGGGGGATCTAACAGTcggtgagagacagaaagcaaaataaTGGTTAGTGACTAATCATAGTCTTTGGAAAGGACATTTGGAAATGAAAGCCTTTGGGACTCAGTGGGTCAGACTGAATTCCTCTTTGTGTAGTAAGCCCTTCTTTTTGTGCAATGTTTTTTTGCTGACAAAAAACCCttttaatgttctgtttggGGTCCTGGAGACCCCAGACCCTCTTTAGCagctcaaaaaacaaacatacctAACATAGTTTTATCAC is a window of Enoplosus armatus isolate fEnoArm2 chromosome 3, fEnoArm2.hap1, whole genome shotgun sequence DNA encoding:
- the epha2a gene encoding ephrin type-A receptor 2a, with the protein product MELRRVNVFLFLFINQVFTSLQSKEQVLLDMSASGSELGWLTLPHENGWEIVQTVVNGSLFYTYSVCSIDSTEQDNWLRTTFIQRRPGTTRVSVELRFVVRDCNTFEGASVACKETFNLFISEADADVGTNFRKAQFRKVATIAPDEVTRGRVLKVNTETRTVGPLSRRGFYLAFQDMGACVALLSVRVYYKTCPSTVQSLAAFPETVADALREVEGACVENAVSQATPRIYCTADGEWVVPVGQCQCLAGYETTGDSCQACKPGYFKPSVSGQFCQVCPANTKPSTAGASECQCEEGFFRSPSDPPTSACSAPPSAPRDLTSTTLSAEGRLQLSWSPPLVTGGRSDLTYSVVCEHCDGALCVPCGEKIRFESGPTDLQDTTVVVGDLDSHLNYTFTVEAHSGVSQFGTERPTASITTALDYTDPPKVTLIHLDDRGPNSLSLSWTLSRRPPAHINHRYELMYRRKDDNDERDVTTYTVLILEKSSVQINDLTPDTTYMFRVQAMSPEGNPGSYSVEHEFHTSSLAESQIQNNSTMVMGAVFGVGVILLVVVAVLLLRKRRLNSRGRGGPEDPYFSTDQLKPLKTYVDPHMYEDPNIAIQKFVTEIDPSAISKQKVIGVGEFGEVFRGVMKTPGRGEAAVAIKTLKPGYSEKQRQDFLSEASIMGQFSHPNIIRLEGVVTKFKHPMIVTEYMENGALDTYLKGRDGEIPSYQLVGMLRGIAAGMKYLSDMSYVHRDLAARNVLVNSNLECKVSDFGLSRVLEDDAEGTYTTRGGKIPIRWTAPEAIAYRKFASASDVWSFGIVMWEVMAFGERPYWDMSNHEVMKAINEAFRLPAPMDCPSAIYQLMLQCWQHDRSKRPRFSDIVNILDKLLRNPESLKTIADFDPRVSIRLPSTSGCDGTMFRSVPEWLESIKMSQYNESFSRAGITSMEQVLALRHEDIRNIGVRLPGHMKRIAYSILGLKDETSSLSVFAV